The Serinus canaria isolate serCan28SL12 chromosome 2, serCan2020, whole genome shotgun sequence genomic interval GCTGGTAGCTACGtttgttttttctatttattttctggttttctttctttcttgctctcTCTTCTAATTCCCTCTTCTAGAACTTTTGAGTAACTTAAAATTGAACTGTCTTTGAGTTTGAAAGCTGAATGAGCCAAGttaatgctttaaaaagtgTTATCTGTTGATCGAATGTTGCACTAAACTTGACAAAtttgtctgattttttaaagttgacagtaaaatcttttttgttgttttgaccTCTTGAGAGTATCTCCTGTGCATCTTACTCAGAGTACATGAACCACTATAAGCCCTTTTAAAAGTCTCATTGATCATGGTTGTTTGGAGccttaaaatactaaaaaaatttcttcctgtgaCAGTGGTCAAACGCTGTGGCAGGGGCATGCGAGGTTGAAAGATAGCCGGCCATGGGGGTAGTCAGAACTCAGCATGGAGAGCCATGCTGAGTGCAGCTGAGTGGGGTTTGGATTGGGTGACCTGCTGGGGCTCCTTCTAGCTGAGGTCATTCTGCaagtctttctctttttttctttggccacagagaaaagcaaatgtgaTGGAGAGCCCAGACCAGGATTCTGCCTGTGGGTGGTGCTGAAAATGAGTTTTGTGTTTACATTGTCCTCCTTTACcacaccccctccccccccccgcACCTCAGCCCTACACACTTCTCTTCCTTGGTGAATAGTGTCATCATGCCATACTTCAAATacttggaaatgaaatgtcaCTGTAATTCCCCTAGAGAACTCTTTTATATAtcactaatttattttcttacactAAAcatgctgctctgtgttttacCTTTGTATCTTTTTGGCAAATGTAAAATGAGTGGCATTCAGCACTGTAGGCAGGagcttaaagaaaaacaaaatacagacaTGGCATGTGATTGGAGTGGagatcttttttcctttgtgccaGCAGCCGTCAGCCTCTTGCACTGCCAAAACAGTCACGGCTTTGTTGCTGCACTGTGATCCTGTCAGACAAGAGGCACAAGGAGGAGTTAAGTGGGGTTGTCCATTTACCCATCTCAATCTCAGAAAGATGTGAAGGGCTGCAGCCCAGTAGTGTAAACAATCTAAAGAGTTCACTCAAGTGAAGGGATTGGCAGTGGCAGGAAGAAGGCTGAAACAAGAAACAGAGATTGCAGGGGTGCTTTCATGAGATGGAAGGAACAAAAAATGAAGAGAGTCTGATCTGACCTGACTCATTTTAGGCTATTTTCCTGTAAATCTTCAATTAATTTACAAAGTGTTGCTAGTCTTCAGGGTGCTGAAACAGTGCAGGTTTGAAAGGTTTCATCAGTTGTTAAGTGCTTCCGCAGATCAACAGCAAATCATGAAACCAACAGAAGAATTTATTGCCAGAGGCCCAGAGCCCAGCGAGTGAGTGCAATACCTGTCTCACCCTCCCTATTATGCAGTTGTGTCAGCAATTGCCTCTGGGAGATGTAAATCTTAAAGAGATGCCTGCTTGTCATTAAAGAGATGGCAGAGCTTTCTTTGGGCATAGAAATGTGAAGCAAGCATTTTGATCAAATTCATTGGCTGGTTACAGCTTGGCATTGTAGGGTGTGCTGGTGGTTACGTGGGAATGCAAAGATGCTCCTTGCTTCCTGTCCCAAAGTATTCCAGCCatgctgcagagggctgggactGTGTGTgtggcactgagctgcagaCTCTCAGGAAGTCAGCAGGGTTTATATAAAGCTCTGGTGGGTTTGCAGAACCTTTTGGCTCCTTTCCAGCTTGGAAGTGGTGATATAAATAGAAGAATGTCTCACTTTTGAAGTCTGCCTTCTATTCACAGAAAGGAAGAACTTTGCTGGAGCTGTGATTTAATAGCTGTTAAATACAAATCTCAAGACCAGTCCTATGACAGGGTGAACTGCTGGATCCCATTTCAATGGGATGTGAGCGAGCTCAGTAGCCTATAGCATCACATCTGTTAGTTGGTTGCTGACACCTGAATAAGGTTTGGTGCTATGAAAGAAGGGTTCAAGAGTATCCATTCTACACCTTCCTTCCCAGTTGCACTTGTCCCtgttacaagaaaaaaagaaaaaagttgccttttttttctttttggacaGATTAGCAAAATGTTTGGGACAGTGGTGGTTGGAGTTGGAATTGCTGGCTTAGCACGAATCCGAGACTTGATGAATCCGAtgccttccagcccttctgAGCACCTGAAACTCCTTGGATTTGTATCCAGGTTAGAAATTTCATCTTAGCATGTCTGATATGTATATTgcaatgttttttcttctttttcaatcCAAAAAGGGAAAGTTCGTGCAAATATGCCTGTCATTTTGAGTGGCAGCTCAGAAGTGAGCACAGAAAGCTTTGCAGGAGGGAACAAATAGGTTACCCTAGTGAGAGATCTTGCAGAAATTACCAAAATAACAACTGAGAGATGTTTTTGCTGTAGAACCTTtgtgataaaaagaaattgtctGACTGGAATTTCCTGTAGATTTAAGGTAGTGCAGACAATAAGTGCGCTAATGATCTCGTATCTGCATGACACTTctagaaatgttaaaaaagtaaattttgcagagttttaaaaagttcttttgCAAAAACATGCCCCCAATACTCCAACTTCATAGTGaaattccagtatttttttaaaaccagctATTGAACCTGTAGATATCTAAGAAAATCCCATTATTTGCTATATGCAATAAGGTTGCTTTTTATCCTTCTTCTGCTTCTTAGAGAACAAGAGTTTTTCTCACTAGTTTGGAACTATGGAAATTTAGTGTGGACCTTCCTCTGAGCATTCCTGCTGGACTGTCTGACCCATTACAGTGGAGCATAAAAGTTTGAAATAGTTAGGCAGTACCTTTAATAGATCTCAGGTTGTGAATGTATTTTTCCAGCTATATTTAAATTGTGCAGGGTTGTTTGAGATAGAAAGGATTGATCAGGTCACCCACTTTATCTTCCTGCCAAATACACTTTTGGTTCTCTGATGCCTCTGCCAGTGCTACAGGTAACCTTGAAGAGCACTGAAGATAGGGCTTCcaccactgttttttttttttttttgtgagaaacAATGCTGTTGAAATGCATGATTCACAGTAATCTTCCTTGGATCCCAGTCATACACAATCACCACATGTCTTTGCTTTCAAATCCTGCTTGTGgcctgccttcctgccctctgTCACCTGTCCTAACACAGTCAAGGTGCCTGCCCCAGTCAGTAGTAATGCAAAAGGCTTTTAGAGGGATTgtgtggttttcattttcagctggagctgtgctcagctttCTGCCCAAGAGAGCTTTCCCCTTAGCACTGACATGCTGTGTGTGTTGCAAGGTGAGCCATCATAGCCAAGCATCTGCTTTGTCCCTCTCCTGCATCTCTGTACTTGCAGTGTGCATCCCTGCCATCCCAAGTGCTTTTGTCCAGGATGGTGGGGAGAAGTTCTCCCATAGAAGCACTGTCCTCTTTCAAGTCACTCTTTTACAGCATCTCTTTGGTAAAAATGCTTATTCAAAACCAacacaccaaaaccaaaaatgactTGACAGTTCAATAGCAGGCCAGTTTCTGGACTGATACCACCATCTGCACACTGATCCATTTTTTTGGTTCTCTTCTCCATTCCAGTTTTGTCTGTAAGTGCTCATGCTCTTCCTGGGTAAGAAATTGGTTGTTATACCCTGGTTGAACTCAGTGAGACAGTGGTCCATGGGGACAATTTTCAAGTAGTGCTACACAATATATGGTCGGAAGGAATGGACTGTGACAGTTATGTTGGTTGTATTCATGCTAAATATACAGGAGAAGTTTTGGCAGTATTAATGAGGCTAAGCAGATTAGCCTGGAAGATGCTCTGAGAAACAAAGACATCCATGCAGCCTTCATCAGCACAGAGAATAAAAGCCATGAAGAAACCATCAGgtattttggggggttttccccctgctcttttccccctttcccctaTATTTTAgaagcacagaggagctgtgtaAAGCTGTTGCAGGAGAAGATATGAACACTGAGGAAAGACTGCCAGACTAGAAGCCTGAAGTGAATGATAGTGAGTTCCCTAGAGCACCAATAAGCCCTGGAAGAGAGTAGGATTTAAGATGCATTAATTTCCCAAGTAATTCCATTTCTGCACCTCTAGACCTGTGTTTGATGGACAGGCAGCTTAAAACAGGATTTAAAGCCTTTCCTCACAGATTATATTGTGGAAGGGTAGTCCCGTGCCCCTCTCCAACTGCTTACATGTCTGTAAGTCAGAAATTGCAGTGCTTAACACTGTAGCATTTTAGCAACTTGGTGTAGGTGAGTGAGGGAATTCTGTGgcaaaagaagaattaaaaccCCACTCCCCTGCTGTTTAAGTGTGTGATGCGGGCACCACACCATCATTCCTAGGAAAGCTGCCATTTGTTTCTGTTATTCCATGTTGTGCATTTCTCCATGTGAAGCTGGCTGTGGGAATGAGAAGCAGCTTGCATGGTGAGAGAGGATTAGGATAATATTCTTTTTAATGGCTGATCTTTTATCCCTTTCAGAATGTTCTTAGAAGCTGGGAAACATGTCCTTGTTGAGTACCCCATGGCTTTGTCTGCTAAGGCAGCCCATGAGCTCTGGGAGTTGGCTGAGCAGAAAGGTAACACATTTGTTCTCAAGAGCGTAAGCAGTTTTACCTGTTGGGTAGCACCAAAGGCACCGAACTCAAAGGCAAGTCTCCAGCCTGCTTTTAGTCATCACATGCAAGGGAGTATGACTGTCTCAGGGATGTGCCAGTCTAGGATGTAAGACTTCTGCCAACAGAGGAACAAACACACAAATGTCAGTGCTAGGAGTAAGGTATGTTTGCCCTCAGAAAAACTCTAGCCTCTATTTGTGACACTTAGAATGCAATTAAAGAGGAAGACTTCTGTCACTGTGATAGTAAAACACTTGATGAGTGCAGCTATTGAACTTGTGCAATTCCCTGTCCTCTCTCTTCCTGGAAATGAaactgcaggcagctctcctAGCTTCTAGCATTTGTGATGTGCTGgccacacacagctgctcatGCTACTGCAGGCCAGCAAGGCATTCCTGTCTGAATGACAGCTTGTCTATAAGGAAAATCTCCTTATTTTCAGAAAGTGTGTGGTCCCATCCCAGTGGTGCAACGGGTCAGAAGCTGGCAGTTCACCTGGGGCCAGTGGGGATAAGTGGGCCTTCAAGgggaggagcagtgctgggcagaagCAGAATGCAAATCATTTGGACAAGCTGCACTTTTTTATACCACTGCTTCTTAAAAATGTCCTTTGTGACTTCTGTCCTGAAACACTGGAGGTACAGGgtttctgctttgctgtttcCCTGTACCAACACCAGTTACTGCCTTGTTGCTCACCAAAGGGTTTCCCATTGAGCAGAATTTATGGCTCTTTtcttgaagcagcagcagttagTGTCAGCAGCCTGCAACGATTCTCCTGGAAATCTTCCAGTAAAACACATACTGAATGAAGGACACATTTAACTTGTATTGGATAACCTCTATTTCAAAGTAGCCCAATTCATTGCAGTTGGAGGGAGGTATTCCTTAACATATTGTTCCAATCTGGGTCTGAGCATTatgctgttttttcccttttctttttctttcctactgcCCTGGGaggaaaaatgcagaacaaGGAAATGTGAGGGGAGAGAGGCCAGGAATTAATCCATCTGTTACTCTGAAGACTCACGTTTCAGCCTTAGCTGGGTATTGGCTTTCATTACAGAGTTTCTGTTAAATGTAGTGGCTACTGTTCCTGCAGTCTCTGTATTTGTTGTCTCCTGAAAATCCTTATTGAAATCCTCTGTATTTGTTGCCTCCCGAAATCCAAATTGATGCTTCAGCTCAGGGCCCATGTATCCACGTTTGATTTTCTTCCTGACATCACTTTGTGAGCCATgcaagaatatttctgtgtaagTTCCCACTGGTGGCTAGTGAAGCCTGTACTGTTTAGACATGACTTTGATTCATacagaaaacttttatttaatctgtcctgattttttttttttgtgattttgttttgttttattttaatggcagGTAAAGTACTCCATGTGGAGCACATTGAACTTCTTACTGAAGAGTacaagcagctgaaaaaagaagTGGCTGGGAAAGACCTGGTGAAGGGAACCTTGCATTTCACAGGTCAGTACCTCTGAAGAAATCAAAAGTCCATCTGGATTTACTCCCCAGGAATGCCAGTGCTTCCAGGCTTCATTCAGTCCTTTCACACAAGAGTGTCTATAAACTGACTAGAGACACAGGTACTGGTTCTGGATAATTCCCTTGTTGAATCCACATACACCTTTCTGTCCTCAGTATGTCCTGAAGGGTTTGTTGTATATGTACTTTGTGCAGCCCTCTCTGCCACAGCTTGTCAACTGATCCATTTTGACATTAAATGTGTTTATTAACTTTCCTACTCAGTCCACCCACTGACCTTTCTACACCCTGATCTTTAAGCCTGCAACGCTGCAGTTTCGTCATCTTTTCCTATGCAGAAGGCATTATTCTACTTCCTGTTCCTCAAGAGTTTCTATTCCACCAGGTAGTGTCCTTGATGAAAACAAATCAGGATTCCCAGCTTTCAGTGGAATTGCCCGTCTGACGTGGCTAATTGACCTCTTTGGAGACCTCACTGTTACCTCTGCCaccagagagaagcagaaggatAAGAATTATTCCAGAATGACTGTTCACTTTCAGACAGCAAACAAGAAGTGAGTAATGTCTATGGCAGCATGTGAGCCAGGCTCCTCATGATCTGCAGGACTTCTGCCTGCATGAGTTCTGGATTCTCCTCTCCTCTTGTGGAAACAGAATGGGTGGAGGCTGGCATGAAAGTGTACATGTCTtttaaagatgtattttatAATATTGAGTTTGATCTCTCTTTTATTATGTGGTGACAGTATTCTTCCTATTAACTAGGATGTTTTTAATAGCCTTGCTAAAAAGTGGTATATTATAACTATGAAGTAAGTCCCCAGTATTCCATTCTGTCACTTGACTACTCAGCTTGGTCCAGAGAGTTATGGAAACTCTCAGGTTTGGTCAATCTGGGCCATCTGTGCAAAGTTCATGTCCTTTCAAATAAGTTGAAGTTACTTACAACATCAGTTCAAAGTGACCAGATACAATTTGAGAATTATCTGATATGAAAAGGTAGAGAGAAATTACCCAATGGCGATGGAActccttgttctttttttttttttttgattgcaGATATGCTGATAGACCTCTTAAAAAGCCCAAACCTAACCCAGCATTTTAGATAAATGTGTTAAAGTAGTAACCTGAAGGAGTAGCTATTTGGGGAGTGAATAATCAGGGCTCCTTTAAACTTATAACTTCACCACAGGTCTGATTAAGCATTTCATCAGCCACTGTACAAACCCCATTGCAGTTTATCATGGGATTATCATCTTGTCTTAGCAATCTTCCTCtctctttaaataaaacagcatttccaaTTCCTTTTGAAATGCAGTTGTGAGAGGACAGAACTCTGTATACAAGCTCTGTTTACCCTCTTAGCAATTTGCTAGTAACATGAGTAGCTGTGAAGATCTAGATAGGGTGAGATTTTGAACTAATTCCAGCAGATGGAACTAGCGGGTGGTTTAAATAtttccctggctgccctgtcTCCTGGGTAGTCCTTAGCTGCTATGTATGATATTTGCTGGATACAGAACTGGTTCTggattactttttttcccctgttcctCAGCACTAACCAATATTTGCTTCTCTTGGCCACTACTATTTGTATGGATCCATGTTTTCTCACCATAAGTGTTTTAATAACTTTGGGGACAGTCAGTTTTATGCCTCTGGGATAATTTAGGGTGGGTGGAAAATTACATAGCGTTCCTGTATTGTGTTCGGTGCTGGGGCCGTATTTCCTGCTGACCTTCCCTTGCTGACGTCAGGGGAGTTACTGCAGTAGAGAATTTGGCCCACTCTCTGTCAAGTGAAGTTATGGCCCAGCAGTAATGGTGGTGGTTTACAGATCTAATTTTCCCAACCTTTATTTTGCTGAAGGATGGTAAAGGTTTGTACCTTTCATGAGAGCTACCCCATCCTTTTTTGAAAGACATGAATACAGTAACCTTGAGAAATCAGGTTAATTCATCCTATTTTCTGCCTTGGAAAATACAGCAGGTGCAGAATGCAGGAGTCTGTGTTCTGCTTGTTAAGCAGGGATTTGTGTAAAGGGTATATAGTCTGTCTCCACTGCACAGCCCACCCTCCCTGCTCTTCTGGCTCTGGGTGGATTTTGGAGGTGTATGTTAATGCTGGCACCCAGCTCTTTGAGAGATGACCTCTGCCTCTGTTGTGTGTCCAAGACAGCTGAGCTGACAGCCTCTCTGTGATACAACATTTTGCAATCCAGGAAGAGCCAAACCTCTACTGACAGCGCATTTGGTTTGGGACTGCAGTTCCTGTCCCAGGATTACAGAGCTTGGATTCAGTAAATGTCAGAAATCAATTTTTAGTGCAAGCTGGAGAGATAATGATTTGGgcagcatttcttttgatgTTAACTAGGGATAGGGTCCAATTGTCTAGTTCTCATCCAAGCTAAGGGAGCCTCTCATTGATttaatgataaattaaaaatactggcATTTTCAAAGATTTAAAAGGAGAATGTTTAAAAGAAGTTGAAGGCATTCCCAAACATATACTGACAAGAAACATTTGAAGTTATGTTTTTGGGGAGAGCTAAGCTTTCAGAGTCTAATATCTTCAAATTGAACATTCATAGATGATGATGCAATAGATGCTTTCTGCAGAAGTCGCTGCATAAAATTTTAAGCTGAGTGGACCCAGAATTCTTTCAAGCATGAAACCAGCCTAATTCTTCTGGCCGTACACAGAGTGTTTGCTTCATATTGGTTTGTTGAGCTATTGCAGTCCAGCGAGGTACGCTCATTATTtgaggaaaaagggaattagaaaaacaaaaggtCTTTTTCAGTGTAGCTGAGAAAATGCTATCAGTTTACAATTTGGAAAGACAAAATTGCCATAGAAGGTCAGGGTGTTTTCTTCACTGCAGACCATTTGCTTTGCAGTCAGTATAAAGGTGGTTTGTTAGTGCTtgattaaattttctttaactACCCAACATATGTGACCCGGCTTTATTTGGATGTCAAAAATGTTGGATTTGTTGCATGTAACTCTGCTAACACTTTTAAATAACGAAATGTATCTGTAGCTAGATAATACTTtgatgcaaatatttaattaaagttGGTAAATTGCCTGTGGAAAAAGCTACAGTCCTTCACAATTTTCTGACATAAAATACAAATCTGTTTCTTAAGCTACAAAATTGCTTATATAATGTGTGGGCTTGCAACATACTTATCTTTATAGCAAAACAGCAGGCTTATTTCAGAGTAGAAGTTGTTGTTAATTAAAAAGGAGTACATTTTGCTTACCAATCAAGTAGAATCAACCTCTCTTTGGGAATATGATTAAAAATCCAATTGCAGAAGAAGATAAATCTGTTAGTAAATCCAACATTTTCCTCCTCACTGATCTAAATCAGTCATTCTAATCACTTTGAATAAATTCTGCCCGCTCTGCATGTTTGTGCTTCTGGTTCAGTGGCTTCCCAAGCTACATCAGAAGGCATACACTTGAGCCTGATCACTGGTGTGCATCTGCTCTAGATCACcccagggaggtgatcctgcaCTGACAGGGCCTGTTTTGGATCAAGAGCTCCTTGCTATTACATGATGGAAATCTTtgcctgtgcctgcccagcGGTTTCTTCATGCCTACCCACTTGAGATAAAGCAGCTTTGAGTAGCAGTGGCCTGAACCCTCTGTGACTCTTTACTGTCATAGGAATATAAAACCGTCAAGtcagagcaaagcccagcttgCTCAGCAGCCTGCCTCCGACCCAGATCAACAGCCTTTACCTCAGGGAAGTAGGATGTGAACGCGGAAAACACTGAGCAATATGCCCCCTGAACACCTTTCTGGCTTGCAGTGACGTGTAGTCCTGGGACTTCCTAAAACACATGGTGCCTTTGCATTTATTAGTCTtatgaaatttttttgtgtgtgtgcatttttgCAGGCTGTGATTTGGGTATTTCTTCCCCCTCCAGTTGTTTCATTCTGTTCAGTCAGGTTCATCTGGCCACACTTAATTTGTAGGGGAAGTGGTGGAGGTGTGGAAGTACAGGTGAGCAAAGGATAATTGATACAATGATGTAAATATAGAAACTGAATCCAAGATCATAAAAGATGAGAGGTGGAGAAACATTAAGCTGAGCACTCTGCAGGATGTGTTCAGGGCAGATTGACAAGGACTTTCTTTCCAGATCTAATGATACTGAAGATTTAATGGGCAGTACTTGGAGACAGAATTTGTTCTTTCAGGCTATTGATGCCTTCATAATTTGTGGGTGGCAGACTAAAGTAGGCCATAAAGGACTGTGGAAGGGCCATCAATAACCAAGTAAGAGAAATAATGTGCATCCTCTAAACACAGGCAGTAGTGAGTGCTGATGAATGAGCTGCAGAAAGGCAATGGTACGGTTCAGGCAGTTGGCAAAAGACCAGGAAGGGAGCATTGTTACTGTGGCTGATGTTGAGGGGCATTCCTCAAAGGCATTGCAGTGTTGGGTCAAGGAGTCTGTTAAGACCCCTGAAGTGGCACAGAATGTCCCATGCCTCCTTTCCCCTCAGCCACGATGGGAAGTTGAGAAGGATGGTGTGAGCCATGCAAGTCAACAGCCAATAcccccaggctg includes:
- the BLVRA gene encoding biliverdin reductase A isoform X4, whose amino-acid sequence is MFGTVVVGVGIAGLARIRDLMNPMPSSPSEHLKLLGFVSRMFLEAGKHVLVEYPMALSAKAAHELWELAEQKGKVLHVEHIELLTEEYKQLKKEVAGKDLVKGTLHFTGSVLDENKSGFPAFSGIARLTWLIDLFGDLTVTSATREKQKDKNYSRMTVHFQTANKKPLTWIEERGPGMRREKKINFCFTSGCLENFPEAPRSSVGLFMQDQNFFAKKLLGQVSKEELAAEKWRILRCLDLAEVIQQYCEEPEKIYS
- the BLVRA gene encoding biliverdin reductase A isoform X1 encodes the protein MRISKMFGTVVVGVGIAGLARIRDLMNPMPSSPSEHLKLLGFVSRRSFGSINEAKQISLEDALRNKDIHAAFISTENKSHEETIRMFLEAGKHVLVEYPMALSAKAAHELWELAEQKGKVLHVEHIELLTEEYKQLKKEVAGKDLVKGTLHFTGSVLDENKSGFPAFSGIARLTWLIDLFGDLTVTSATREKQKDKNYSRMTVHFQTANKKPLTWIEERGPGMRREKKINFCFTSGCLENFPEAPRSSVGLFMQDQNFFAKKLLGQVSKEELAAEKWRILRCLDLAEVIQQYCEEPEKIYS
- the BLVRA gene encoding biliverdin reductase A isoform X3 — encoded protein: MRISKMFGTVVVGVGIAGLARIRDLMNPMPSSPSEHLKLLGFVSRMFLEAGKHVLVEYPMALSAKAAHELWELAEQKGKVLHVEHIELLTEEYKQLKKEVAGKDLVKGTLHFTGSVLDENKSGFPAFSGIARLTWLIDLFGDLTVTSATREKQKDKNYSRMTVHFQTANKKPLTWIEERGPGMRREKKINFCFTSGCLENFPEAPRSSVGLFMQDQNFFAKKLLGQVSKEELAAEKWRILRCLDLAEVIQQYCEEPEKIYS
- the BLVRA gene encoding biliverdin reductase A isoform X2; the encoded protein is MFGTVVVGVGIAGLARIRDLMNPMPSSPSEHLKLLGFVSRRSFGSINEAKQISLEDALRNKDIHAAFISTENKSHEETIRMFLEAGKHVLVEYPMALSAKAAHELWELAEQKGKVLHVEHIELLTEEYKQLKKEVAGKDLVKGTLHFTGSVLDENKSGFPAFSGIARLTWLIDLFGDLTVTSATREKQKDKNYSRMTVHFQTANKKPLTWIEERGPGMRREKKINFCFTSGCLENFPEAPRSSVGLFMQDQNFFAKKLLGQVSKEELAAEKWRILRCLDLAEVIQQYCEEPEKIYS